Proteins encoded by one window of Salvia splendens isolate huo1 chromosome 5, SspV2, whole genome shotgun sequence:
- the LOC121804313 gene encoding auxin-induced protein 15A-like — MDLVKSLFNMWKMCKSFKKGCSLVLMIKIKSLPLIDLEENKVAPAGYVPIYIGREKKRFMIKTKHLNHHLFKSLFEEAESEYGYRHESLLMFPCKVDHFVDVLKEIHYCGDL; from the coding sequence ATGGATTTGGTTAAGAGTTTGTTCAACATGTGGAAGATGTGCAAATCTTTTAAAAAGGGTTGTTCCCTGGTGTTGATGATCAAGATCAAATCTTTGCCTCTCATTGATCTTGAGGAAAACAAGGTGGCGCCTGCGGGGTATGTCCCGATCTACATCGGGCGGGAGAAGAAGAGGTTCATGATCAAAACCAAGCATTTGAACCATCACCTCTTCAAGAGTCTATTCGAAGAAGCTGAATCTGAGTATGGATATCGTCACGAGAGCCTCCTCATGTTTCCATGCAAAGTTGATCACTTTGTAGATGTTTTGAAGGAGATTCATTATTGTGGTGACTTGTGA